The following proteins come from a genomic window of Ammospiza nelsoni isolate bAmmNel1 chromosome 6, bAmmNel1.pri, whole genome shotgun sequence:
- the FKBP3 gene encoding peptidyl-prolyl cis-trans isomerase FKBP3, with translation MAAAAAPAQPWSAEELRSETLAKKEIIKFLQENAAQAFLAEHKLLGQVKNVAKTANKEQLIAAYTQLFHTQRFKGTDGAEKAAEKAKPAKAEEAKAKAVKAEEAVEEGPPKYTKSILKKGDKTNFPKKGDTVHCWYTGKLQDGTVFDTNIQSSSKKKKAAKPLSFKVGVGKVIRGWDEALLTMSKGEKAQLEIEPEWGYGKKGQPDAKIPPNAKLFFEVELVDIE, from the exons atggcggcggccgcggctccgGCGCAGCCCTGGAGCGCCGAGGAGCTGCGGAGCGAGACGCTGGCTAAGAAGGAGATCATcaaattcctgcaggagaacGCGGCGCAGGCG TTCCTGGCGGAGCACaagctgctggggcaggtgaAGAACGTGGCGAAGACGGCGAACAAGGAGCAGCTGATCGCGGCTTACACGCAGCTCTTCCACACGCAG CGCTTCAAGGGCACGGACGGCGCCGAGAAGGCGGCGGAGAAGGCGAAGCCGGCCAAGGCGGAGGAGGCCAAGGCGAAGGCGGTAAAGGCTGAGGAGGCTGTGGAGGAG GGGCCGCCAAAGTAcacaaaatccattttaaagAAGGGAGATAAAACCAACTTCCCGAAGAAGGGAGACACTGTCCACTGCTGGTACACGGGAAAGCTGCAGGATGGGACAGTCTTCGATACCAATATTCAATCAA gttcaaagaagaaaaaagcagccaAGCCCTTGAGTTTCAAAGTTGGTGTAGGAAAAGTGATCCGAGGG TGGGACGAGGCCCTGCTGACCATGAGCAAAGGAGAGAAGGCCCAGCTGGAGATCGAGCCCGAGTGGGGCTATGGCAAGAAGGGGCAGCCCGATGCCAA GATCCCACCAAATGCGAAACTCTTCTTTGAGGTGGAGCTGGTGGATATTGAGTGA